Proteins found in one Triticum aestivum cultivar Chinese Spring chromosome 4D, IWGSC CS RefSeq v2.1, whole genome shotgun sequence genomic segment:
- the LOC123100550 gene encoding uncharacterized protein: MGASVDVVPDWVGDLGESVGPVDYGCVRRCRHRRLATYLRLHGFRDALRGLLNETDAYMSVIHLSRLVQQGLWDDAIAYVSRFLRPVSHPQSDEAQVLLHFLMHHAAFASMVAGVPDRNLKYFNHKYNTRYLKHDDSISFDCLRIRSIVLSILHSEQVRSSLDWERVRCKASQIVQHLAYKAPELKNVALLPGGPMMPHDVLPIGFRYRRRRHVKEQDLPGPKTLAKIYLRTKKGLRSSTRSHKLNSGLTNKTRKWLVDLIDESLQAGLELQSSGKEGVPGASVSNATSGTAAHLTKNSGTSSLTNAAAPVAPVSRSMLGTLRTCAEVSGISSVTNQGAPATSVAQAVKLTDSAQNTGIASVTNAGI, encoded by the exons ATGGGGGCCTCCGTCGACGTCGTCCCCGATTGGGTGGGCGACTTGGGCGAGTCCGTCGGCCCCGTCGACTACGGCTGCGTGCGCCGGTGCCGTCACCGCCGCCTCGCCACCTACCTCCGGCTCCACGGCTTCCGCGACGCCCTCCGAGG GTTGCTGAACGAGACGGACGCGTACATGAGCGTCATCCACCTGTCGCGGCTGGTGCAGCAGGGGCTGTGGGACGACGCCATCGCCTACGTCTCCCGCTTCCTCCGCCCGGTCTCGCACCCGCAGAGCGACGAGGCCCAGGTGCTCCTCCACTTCCTCATGCACCACGCCGCCTTCGCCAGCATGGTCGCCGGCGTGCCCGACCGCAACCTCAAGTACTTCAACCACAAGTACAACACACGGTACCTCAAGCACGACGACTCCATCTCCTTCGACTGCCTCAGGATCCGCTCCATCGTCCTCTCCATTCTCCATTCGGAGCAAGTCAG ATCCTCGCTGGACTGGGAGCGCGTTCGTTGCAAGGCGTCTCAAATCGTCCAACACTTGGCTTATAAGGCTCCAGAGTTGAAAAACGTGGCCCTGTTGCCGGGCGGCCCGATGATGCCCCACGATGTGCTTCCCATCGGATTCAG GTACCGTAGGAGGCGTCATGTGAAGGAACAAGACCTGCCAGGACCTAAAACACTGGCCAAGATCTACCTTAGGACCAAAAAGGG GCTGCGTTCGTCGACCCGCAGTCACAAGTTAAATAGTG GATTGACGAACAAGACAAGGAAGTGGCTCGTAGATCTTATTG ATGAAAGCTTGCAAGCTGGTCTGGAACTTCAATCAAGTGGGAAGGAAG GTGTTCCTGGTGCTTCAGTCTCGAACGCCACGTCTGGTACCGCAGCACATCTTACTAAAAATTCTGGGACCTCGTCATTGACAAATGCAG CTGCTCCTGTTGCTCCAGTTTCGCGGAGTATGCTCGGTACCTTGAGAACATGTGCTGAAGTATCTGGTATCTCATCGGTGACCAATCAAG GTGCTCCTGCTACTTCAGTCGCGCAGGCAGTGAAGTTGACAGACAGTGCTCAGAACACTGGAATCGCATCAGTAACAAATGCAG GCATCTGA
- the LOC123098955 gene encoding uncharacterized protein isoform X1, which yields MDSSLGSHVTVIPDWVGDLGESVGPVDYGCVRRCRHRRLATYLWLHGFRDALRGLLNETDAYMSVIHLSRLVRQGLWDDAIAYVSRFLRPTSHPQSDEAQVLLHFLKHHAAFASMVAGVPDRNLTYFNRKYNTRYLKHDDSVSHDALRIRSIVLSILHSEQVRSSLDWERVRWKASQIVKHLAYKAPELKSLVILPAGSMMPHDVLPIGFRYRRRRHVKEQDLPRPKTLAKIFLRTKKRLPSSTRSHEINRGLTDKTRKWHADLIDESLQAGLELQSSGKEGVPGATVSQTMSNTLTNAGAPVPSVSQTMSGTLTVPAKIYGAAVAAVSQAVNLTSHAENAGISAVTNAGTNKVLSSENSNLRKHPRTEQAAFEQGPRPKTQRSSGAFGEACLASVTKVGACSQAGIVLEDPKHEVEQS from the exons ATGGATTCGTCGTTGGGGAGCCACGTCACGGTCATCCCCGATTGGGTGGGCGACTTGGGCGAGTCCGTCGGCCCCGTCGACTACGGCTGCGTGCGCCGGTGCCGTCACCGCCGCCTCGCCACCTACCTCTGGCTCCACGGCTTCCGCGACGCCCTGCGAGG GCTGCTCAACGAGACGGACGCGTACATGAGCGTCATCCACCTGTCGCGGCTGGTGCGGCAGGGCCTGTGGGACGACGCCATCGCCTACGTCTCCCGCTTCCTGCGCCCGACCTCGCACCCGCAGAGCGACGAGGCACAGGTGCTCCTCCACTTCCTCAAGCACCACGCCGCCTTCGCCAGCATGGTCGCCGGCGTGCCCGACCGCAACCTCACCTACTTCAACCGCAAGTACAACACACGGTACCTCAAGCACGACGACTCCGTCTCCCACGACGCCCTCCGGATCCGCTCCATCGTCCTCTCCATTCTCCACTCGGAACAAGTCAG GTCCTCCCTGGACTGGGAGCGCGTTCGTTGGAAGGCCTCTCAAATCGTCAAACACTTGGCTTACAAGGCTCCTGAGTTGAAAAGCCTGGTCATATTGCCGGCCGGCTCAATGATGCCACACGATGTACTTCCCATCGGATTCAG GTACCGTCGGAGGCGCCACGTCAAGGAACAAGACCTGCCAAGACCTAAAACACTGGCCAAGATCTTCCTTAGGACCAAGAAGAG GCTGCCTTCGTCAACTCGCAGTCACGAGATAAACAGGG GATTGACAGACAAAACAAGGAAGTGGCACGCAGATCTTATTG ATGAAAGCTTGCAGGCTGGTCTGGAACTTCAATCAAGTGGGAAGGAAG GTGTTCCTGGTGCTACAGTCTCGCAGACCATGTCGAATACCTTGACAAATGCAG GTGCTCCTGTTCCTTCAGTTTCACAGACTATGTCTGGTACATTGACAGTTCCtgctaaaatatatg GTGCTGCTGTTGCTGCAGTCTCACAGGCAGTGAACTTGACAAGCCATGCTGAAAACGCTGGTATCTCGGCAGTGACAAATGCAG GCACAAATAAGGTTTTGAGTTCGGAAAATTCCAATCTCAGAAAGCATCCAAGGACAGAACAAGCAGCTTTTGAGCAAGGTCCTCGTCCAAAAACACAACGGTCAAGTGGGGCTTTTGGTGAAGCATGTCTG GCGTCGGTGACTAAAGTTGGAGCGTGCTCGCAGGCTGGTATTGTCCTGGAAGATCCTAAGCATGAAGTTGAGCAATCCTAA
- the LOC123098955 gene encoding uncharacterized protein isoform X4, whose amino-acid sequence MDSSLGSHVTVIPDWVGDLGESVGPVDYGCVRRCRHRRLATYLWLHGFRDALRGLLNETDAYMSVIHLSRLVRQGLWDDAIAYVSRFLRPTSHPQSDEAQVLLHFLKHHAAFASMVAGVPDRNLTYFNRKYNTRYLKHDDSVSHDALRIRSIVLSILHSEQVRSSLDWERVRWKASQIVKHLAYKAPELKSLVILPAGSMMPHDVLPIGFRYRRRRHVKEQDLPRPKTLAKIFLRTKKRLPSSTRSHEINRGLTDKTRKWHADLIDESLQAGLELQSSGKEGVPGATVSQTMSNTLTNAGAPVPSVSQTMSGAAVAAVSQAVNLTSHAENAGISAVTNAGTNKVLSSENSNLRKHPRTEQAAFEQGPRPKTQRSSGAFGEACLAGIVLEDPKHEVEQS is encoded by the exons ATGGATTCGTCGTTGGGGAGCCACGTCACGGTCATCCCCGATTGGGTGGGCGACTTGGGCGAGTCCGTCGGCCCCGTCGACTACGGCTGCGTGCGCCGGTGCCGTCACCGCCGCCTCGCCACCTACCTCTGGCTCCACGGCTTCCGCGACGCCCTGCGAGG GCTGCTCAACGAGACGGACGCGTACATGAGCGTCATCCACCTGTCGCGGCTGGTGCGGCAGGGCCTGTGGGACGACGCCATCGCCTACGTCTCCCGCTTCCTGCGCCCGACCTCGCACCCGCAGAGCGACGAGGCACAGGTGCTCCTCCACTTCCTCAAGCACCACGCCGCCTTCGCCAGCATGGTCGCCGGCGTGCCCGACCGCAACCTCACCTACTTCAACCGCAAGTACAACACACGGTACCTCAAGCACGACGACTCCGTCTCCCACGACGCCCTCCGGATCCGCTCCATCGTCCTCTCCATTCTCCACTCGGAACAAGTCAG GTCCTCCCTGGACTGGGAGCGCGTTCGTTGGAAGGCCTCTCAAATCGTCAAACACTTGGCTTACAAGGCTCCTGAGTTGAAAAGCCTGGTCATATTGCCGGCCGGCTCAATGATGCCACACGATGTACTTCCCATCGGATTCAG GTACCGTCGGAGGCGCCACGTCAAGGAACAAGACCTGCCAAGACCTAAAACACTGGCCAAGATCTTCCTTAGGACCAAGAAGAG GCTGCCTTCGTCAACTCGCAGTCACGAGATAAACAGGG GATTGACAGACAAAACAAGGAAGTGGCACGCAGATCTTATTG ATGAAAGCTTGCAGGCTGGTCTGGAACTTCAATCAAGTGGGAAGGAAG GTGTTCCTGGTGCTACAGTCTCGCAGACCATGTCGAATACCTTGACAAATGCAG GTGCTCCTGTTCCTTCAGTTTCACAGACTATGTCTG GTGCTGCTGTTGCTGCAGTCTCACAGGCAGTGAACTTGACAAGCCATGCTGAAAACGCTGGTATCTCGGCAGTGACAAATGCAG GCACAAATAAGGTTTTGAGTTCGGAAAATTCCAATCTCAGAAAGCATCCAAGGACAGAACAAGCAGCTTTTGAGCAAGGTCCTCGTCCAAAAACACAACGGTCAAGTGGGGCTTTTGGTGAAGCATGTCTG GCTGGTATTGTCCTGGAAGATCCTAAGCATGAAGTTGAGCAATCCTAA
- the LOC123098955 gene encoding uncharacterized protein isoform X5 codes for MDSSLGSHVTVIPDWVGDLGESVGPVDYGCVRRCRHRRLATYLWLHGFRDALRGLLNETDAYMSVIHLSRLVRQGLWDDAIAYVSRFLRPTSHPQSDEAQVLLHFLKHHAAFASMVAGVPDRNLTYFNRKYNTRYLKHDDSVSHDALRIRSIVLSILHSEQVRSSLDWERVRWKASQIVKHLAYKAPELKSLVILPAGSMMPHDVLPIGFRYRRRRHVKEQDLPRPKTLAKIFLRTKKRLPSSTRSHEINRGLTDKTRKWHADLIDESLQAGLELQSSGKEGVPGATVSQTMSNTLTNAGAAVAAVSQAVNLTSHAENAGISAVTNAGTNKVLSSENSNLRKHPRTEQAAFEQGPRPKTQRSSGAFGEACLASVTKVGACSQAGIVLEDPKHEVEQS; via the exons ATGGATTCGTCGTTGGGGAGCCACGTCACGGTCATCCCCGATTGGGTGGGCGACTTGGGCGAGTCCGTCGGCCCCGTCGACTACGGCTGCGTGCGCCGGTGCCGTCACCGCCGCCTCGCCACCTACCTCTGGCTCCACGGCTTCCGCGACGCCCTGCGAGG GCTGCTCAACGAGACGGACGCGTACATGAGCGTCATCCACCTGTCGCGGCTGGTGCGGCAGGGCCTGTGGGACGACGCCATCGCCTACGTCTCCCGCTTCCTGCGCCCGACCTCGCACCCGCAGAGCGACGAGGCACAGGTGCTCCTCCACTTCCTCAAGCACCACGCCGCCTTCGCCAGCATGGTCGCCGGCGTGCCCGACCGCAACCTCACCTACTTCAACCGCAAGTACAACACACGGTACCTCAAGCACGACGACTCCGTCTCCCACGACGCCCTCCGGATCCGCTCCATCGTCCTCTCCATTCTCCACTCGGAACAAGTCAG GTCCTCCCTGGACTGGGAGCGCGTTCGTTGGAAGGCCTCTCAAATCGTCAAACACTTGGCTTACAAGGCTCCTGAGTTGAAAAGCCTGGTCATATTGCCGGCCGGCTCAATGATGCCACACGATGTACTTCCCATCGGATTCAG GTACCGTCGGAGGCGCCACGTCAAGGAACAAGACCTGCCAAGACCTAAAACACTGGCCAAGATCTTCCTTAGGACCAAGAAGAG GCTGCCTTCGTCAACTCGCAGTCACGAGATAAACAGGG GATTGACAGACAAAACAAGGAAGTGGCACGCAGATCTTATTG ATGAAAGCTTGCAGGCTGGTCTGGAACTTCAATCAAGTGGGAAGGAAG GTGTTCCTGGTGCTACAGTCTCGCAGACCATGTCGAATACCTTGACAAATGCAG GTGCTGCTGTTGCTGCAGTCTCACAGGCAGTGAACTTGACAAGCCATGCTGAAAACGCTGGTATCTCGGCAGTGACAAATGCAG GCACAAATAAGGTTTTGAGTTCGGAAAATTCCAATCTCAGAAAGCATCCAAGGACAGAACAAGCAGCTTTTGAGCAAGGTCCTCGTCCAAAAACACAACGGTCAAGTGGGGCTTTTGGTGAAGCATGTCTG GCGTCGGTGACTAAAGTTGGAGCGTGCTCGCAGGCTGGTATTGTCCTGGAAGATCCTAAGCATGAAGTTGAGCAATCCTAA
- the LOC123098955 gene encoding uncharacterized protein isoform X2, whose translation MDSSLGSHVTVIPDWVGDLGESVGPVDYGCVRRCRHRRLATYLWLHGFRDALRGLLNETDAYMSVIHLSRLVRQGLWDDAIAYVSRFLRPTSHPQSDEAQVLLHFLKHHAAFASMVAGVPDRNLTYFNRKYNTRYLKHDDSVSHDALRIRSIVLSILHSEQVRSSLDWERVRWKASQIVKHLAYKAPELKSLVILPAGSMMPHDVLPIGFRYRRRRHVKEQDLPRPKTLAKIFLRTKKRLPSSTRSHEINRGLTDKTRKWHADLIDESLQAGLELQSSGKEGVPGATVSQTMSNTLTNAGAPVPSVSQTMSGAAVAAVSQAVNLTSHAENAGISAVTNAGTNKVLSSENSNLRKHPRTEQAAFEQGPRPKTQRSSGAFGEACLASVTKVGACSQAGIVLEDPKHEVEQS comes from the exons ATGGATTCGTCGTTGGGGAGCCACGTCACGGTCATCCCCGATTGGGTGGGCGACTTGGGCGAGTCCGTCGGCCCCGTCGACTACGGCTGCGTGCGCCGGTGCCGTCACCGCCGCCTCGCCACCTACCTCTGGCTCCACGGCTTCCGCGACGCCCTGCGAGG GCTGCTCAACGAGACGGACGCGTACATGAGCGTCATCCACCTGTCGCGGCTGGTGCGGCAGGGCCTGTGGGACGACGCCATCGCCTACGTCTCCCGCTTCCTGCGCCCGACCTCGCACCCGCAGAGCGACGAGGCACAGGTGCTCCTCCACTTCCTCAAGCACCACGCCGCCTTCGCCAGCATGGTCGCCGGCGTGCCCGACCGCAACCTCACCTACTTCAACCGCAAGTACAACACACGGTACCTCAAGCACGACGACTCCGTCTCCCACGACGCCCTCCGGATCCGCTCCATCGTCCTCTCCATTCTCCACTCGGAACAAGTCAG GTCCTCCCTGGACTGGGAGCGCGTTCGTTGGAAGGCCTCTCAAATCGTCAAACACTTGGCTTACAAGGCTCCTGAGTTGAAAAGCCTGGTCATATTGCCGGCCGGCTCAATGATGCCACACGATGTACTTCCCATCGGATTCAG GTACCGTCGGAGGCGCCACGTCAAGGAACAAGACCTGCCAAGACCTAAAACACTGGCCAAGATCTTCCTTAGGACCAAGAAGAG GCTGCCTTCGTCAACTCGCAGTCACGAGATAAACAGGG GATTGACAGACAAAACAAGGAAGTGGCACGCAGATCTTATTG ATGAAAGCTTGCAGGCTGGTCTGGAACTTCAATCAAGTGGGAAGGAAG GTGTTCCTGGTGCTACAGTCTCGCAGACCATGTCGAATACCTTGACAAATGCAG GTGCTCCTGTTCCTTCAGTTTCACAGACTATGTCTG GTGCTGCTGTTGCTGCAGTCTCACAGGCAGTGAACTTGACAAGCCATGCTGAAAACGCTGGTATCTCGGCAGTGACAAATGCAG GCACAAATAAGGTTTTGAGTTCGGAAAATTCCAATCTCAGAAAGCATCCAAGGACAGAACAAGCAGCTTTTGAGCAAGGTCCTCGTCCAAAAACACAACGGTCAAGTGGGGCTTTTGGTGAAGCATGTCTG GCGTCGGTGACTAAAGTTGGAGCGTGCTCGCAGGCTGGTATTGTCCTGGAAGATCCTAAGCATGAAGTTGAGCAATCCTAA
- the LOC123098955 gene encoding uncharacterized protein isoform X3, with translation MDSSLGSHVTVIPDWVGDLGESVGPVDYGCVRRCRHRRLATYLWLHGFRDALRGLLNETDAYMSVIHLSRLVRQGLWDDAIAYVSRFLRPTSHPQSDEAQVLLHFLKHHAAFASMVAGVPDRNLTYFNRKYNTRYLKHDDSVSHDALRIRSIVLSILHSEQVRSSLDWERVRWKASQIVKHLAYKAPELKSLVILPAGSMMPHDVLPIGFRYRRRRHVKEQDLPRPKTLAKIFLRTKKRLPSSTRSHEINRGLTDKTRKWHADLIDESLQAGLELQSSGKEGVPGATVSQTMSNTLTNAGAPVPSVSQTMSGTLTVPAKIYGAAVAAVSQAVNLTSHAENAGISAVTNAGTNKVLSSENSNLRKHPRTEQAAFEQGPRPKTQRSSGAFGEACLAGIVLEDPKHEVEQS, from the exons ATGGATTCGTCGTTGGGGAGCCACGTCACGGTCATCCCCGATTGGGTGGGCGACTTGGGCGAGTCCGTCGGCCCCGTCGACTACGGCTGCGTGCGCCGGTGCCGTCACCGCCGCCTCGCCACCTACCTCTGGCTCCACGGCTTCCGCGACGCCCTGCGAGG GCTGCTCAACGAGACGGACGCGTACATGAGCGTCATCCACCTGTCGCGGCTGGTGCGGCAGGGCCTGTGGGACGACGCCATCGCCTACGTCTCCCGCTTCCTGCGCCCGACCTCGCACCCGCAGAGCGACGAGGCACAGGTGCTCCTCCACTTCCTCAAGCACCACGCCGCCTTCGCCAGCATGGTCGCCGGCGTGCCCGACCGCAACCTCACCTACTTCAACCGCAAGTACAACACACGGTACCTCAAGCACGACGACTCCGTCTCCCACGACGCCCTCCGGATCCGCTCCATCGTCCTCTCCATTCTCCACTCGGAACAAGTCAG GTCCTCCCTGGACTGGGAGCGCGTTCGTTGGAAGGCCTCTCAAATCGTCAAACACTTGGCTTACAAGGCTCCTGAGTTGAAAAGCCTGGTCATATTGCCGGCCGGCTCAATGATGCCACACGATGTACTTCCCATCGGATTCAG GTACCGTCGGAGGCGCCACGTCAAGGAACAAGACCTGCCAAGACCTAAAACACTGGCCAAGATCTTCCTTAGGACCAAGAAGAG GCTGCCTTCGTCAACTCGCAGTCACGAGATAAACAGGG GATTGACAGACAAAACAAGGAAGTGGCACGCAGATCTTATTG ATGAAAGCTTGCAGGCTGGTCTGGAACTTCAATCAAGTGGGAAGGAAG GTGTTCCTGGTGCTACAGTCTCGCAGACCATGTCGAATACCTTGACAAATGCAG GTGCTCCTGTTCCTTCAGTTTCACAGACTATGTCTGGTACATTGACAGTTCCtgctaaaatatatg GTGCTGCTGTTGCTGCAGTCTCACAGGCAGTGAACTTGACAAGCCATGCTGAAAACGCTGGTATCTCGGCAGTGACAAATGCAG GCACAAATAAGGTTTTGAGTTCGGAAAATTCCAATCTCAGAAAGCATCCAAGGACAGAACAAGCAGCTTTTGAGCAAGGTCCTCGTCCAAAAACACAACGGTCAAGTGGGGCTTTTGGTGAAGCATGTCTG GCTGGTATTGTCCTGGAAGATCCTAAGCATGAAGTTGAGCAATCCTAA